One genomic segment of Podarcis raffonei isolate rPodRaf1 chromosome 7, rPodRaf1.pri, whole genome shotgun sequence includes these proteins:
- the IMPA2 gene encoding inositol monophosphatase 2 translates to MKASGEQKRGEAAASPGDPWKECMEVAVQLALRAGQIISKALTEEKQVSTKTSAADLVTETDHFVENLIVSALKEKFPSHRFIAEEATAAGSKCILCDSPTWIIDPVDGTCNFVHRFPTVAVSIGFAVNQELEFGVIYHCTEERLYTGRRGQGAFCNDKRLQVSKVTDISKALILTEIGPKRDPDTLKLFLSNMERLLKAQAHGVRVIGSSTLALCLLASGAADAYYQFGLHCWDLAAATVIIREAGGVVMDTSGGPLDLMSCRVVAAGTQEMAAFIAQEIQTIHYRRDDEN, encoded by the exons ATGAAGGCCAGCGGGGAGCAGAAACGGGGCGAGGCGGCCGCCAGCCCGGGCGACCCCTGGAAGGAGTGCATGGAGGTGGCGGTGCAGCTGGCGCTCCGGGCCGGACAG ATTATTAGCAAAGCTCTCACTGAGGAAAAACAGGTGTCTACCAAAACTTCTGCAGCAGATCTTGTGACAGAAACAGATCACTTTGTGGAAAACTTAATTGTTTCTGCTCTGAAAGAAAAATTTCCCTCTCACAG GTTTATTGCTGAAGAAGCTACCGCTGCTGGTTCAAAGTGCATTCTCTGTGACAGCCCTACCTGGATTATTGATCCTGTTGATGGCACCTGTAATTTTGTACATAG gtTTCCGACTGTGGCCGTCAGCATTGGATTTGCTGTTAATCAAGAG CTTGAATTTGGTGTAATTTATCACTGCACGGAAGAACGATTATACACTGGTAGAAGAGGTCAAGGGGCATTTTGTAACGACAAAAGGCTTCAGGTATCAAAAGTGACAG ATATCTCAAAGGCCTTGATTTTAACAGAGATTGGCCCAAAACGAGATCCTGACACTTTGAAACTATTTCTCAGCAACATGGAGCGATTGCTTAAGGCCCAAGCTCATGG GGTTCGTGTCATTGGAAGTTCCACGTTGGCGCTCTGTCTTCTAGCATCTGGTGCTGCAGATGCATATTACCAGTTTGGCTTGCACTGTTGGGACTTGGCGGCAGCTACAGTTATTATCAGAGAGGCAGGTGGTGTTGTGATGGATACTTCAG GTGGACCTCTAGATCTAATGTCATGCCGAGTGGTCGCAGCAGGTACCCAGGAAATGGCTGCATTCATAGCTCAGGAAATTCAGACAATTCACTATAGGCGAGATGATGAGAATTGA